In Streptomyces sp. NBC_01707, a genomic segment contains:
- a CDS encoding helix-turn-helix domain-containing protein, giving the protein MTTMVTEAQQMPHGPGPAGSAEPPETEVRRQELAGFLRSRRERITPEQVGLPRGRRRRTPGLRREEVAQLSAVGVTWYTWLEQARDIQVSPQVLDALARALLLDRSERSHLFSLAGAVDPAPGTECPSITPALREMLWQLDPIPACVQNSRYDILAYNRTYGRLLCDLDAVAPENRNCMVLSYTDENWRTSVVDLPEMNRVMAAKFRASMAEHLAEPAWKALLKRLETASPEFREIWARHEVVGPGGRTKLFRNARVGLVRLDHTDLWLGPSTGPRMVTYVPADEESRERLERLHALALAEA; this is encoded by the coding sequence ATGACGACGATGGTGACCGAAGCGCAGCAGATGCCCCACGGTCCCGGGCCGGCGGGTTCGGCCGAGCCGCCGGAGACCGAGGTCCGGCGGCAGGAACTCGCGGGCTTCCTGCGCAGTCGGCGCGAGCGCATCACCCCCGAGCAGGTGGGTCTGCCACGCGGCCGCCGCAGGCGCACCCCCGGGCTGCGCCGCGAGGAGGTCGCCCAGCTCTCCGCCGTCGGCGTCACCTGGTACACGTGGCTCGAACAGGCACGGGACATCCAGGTCTCGCCGCAGGTCCTGGACGCCCTCGCCCGCGCCCTGCTCCTCGACCGGAGCGAGCGCAGCCATCTGTTCTCCCTGGCGGGCGCCGTCGACCCCGCTCCGGGTACGGAGTGCCCGAGCATCACCCCGGCACTGCGCGAGATGCTGTGGCAGTTGGACCCGATCCCGGCCTGTGTGCAGAACAGCCGGTACGACATCCTCGCCTACAACAGGACCTACGGACGGCTGCTCTGCGACCTGGACGCCGTCGCCCCCGAGAACCGCAACTGCATGGTGCTGTCGTACACCGACGAGAACTGGCGCACGTCCGTCGTCGACCTCCCCGAGATGAACCGGGTGATGGCCGCCAAGTTCCGCGCCTCGATGGCCGAGCATCTCGCCGAGCCCGCCTGGAAAGCCCTGCTCAAGCGGCTGGAGACGGCCTCACCGGAATTCCGGGAGATCTGGGCGCGCCACGAGGTCGTCGGCCCCGGCGGCCGGACCAAGCTCTTCCGCAACGCCCGGGTCGGACTGGTGCGCCTGGACCACACCGACCTCTGGCTCGGCCCGTCGACGGGTCCGCGCATGGTGACGTACGTCCCCGCCGACGAGGAGTCCCGGGAGCGGCTCGAGCGCCTTCACGCCTTGGCGCTCGCCGAAGCCTGA
- a CDS encoding MFS transporter, with protein MPELTHRRRQLVLAICCMSLLIVSLDNTVLNVALPSMQRELHATVAGMQWTIDAYTLVLASLLMLSGSTADRIGRAKVFKIGLVLFTLGSVLCSVAPNLESLVAFRMVQAVGGSMLNPVAMSIITNTFTDPRERARAIGVWGGVVGISMAAGPVVGGLLVDSVGWRSIFWINLPVGLVALLLTWRYVPESRAPKPRRPDPVGQLLVIALLGALTYAIIEAPSAGWASPQILGFAALAACALIGLLLYEPRRAEPLIDLRFFRSAPFSGATAIAVCAFAALSGFLFLNTLYLQNVRGLSALHAGLYMLPMAALTFVCAPLSGRLVGSRGPRLSLLVAGAAMTACGLLFAAFDAETQNVLLFTGYVLFGLGFGMVNAPITNTAVSGMPRSQAGVAAAVASTSRQIGGTLGVAVIGAVLAAGVAGSGSPHGAGYATAFVDASKPAWWIITGCGLAVLLVGALTSGRWARETARRTAARLEAPAGTEAGAGAGYGGQASASAKA; from the coding sequence ATGCCTGAGCTCACCCACCGCCGACGGCAGTTGGTTCTGGCGATCTGCTGCATGAGTCTGCTGATCGTCAGTCTCGACAACACCGTCCTCAATGTCGCTCTGCCCTCCATGCAGCGGGAGCTTCACGCGACCGTGGCCGGCATGCAGTGGACGATCGACGCCTACACCCTCGTCCTCGCCTCACTGCTGATGCTGTCGGGCTCCACCGCCGACCGGATCGGACGGGCGAAGGTCTTCAAGATCGGGCTCGTCCTCTTCACGCTCGGCTCGGTGCTCTGCTCCGTCGCGCCGAACCTGGAGTCGCTGGTCGCGTTCCGGATGGTGCAGGCGGTCGGTGGCTCGATGCTCAATCCCGTCGCGATGTCGATCATCACCAACACCTTCACCGACCCGCGCGAGCGTGCCCGTGCCATCGGTGTGTGGGGCGGTGTCGTCGGCATCTCCATGGCGGCGGGACCCGTGGTCGGCGGCCTGCTGGTGGACTCCGTCGGCTGGAGGTCCATCTTCTGGATCAATCTGCCGGTCGGTCTCGTCGCGCTGCTGCTCACCTGGCGGTACGTCCCCGAGTCCCGCGCCCCGAAACCGCGCCGCCCCGACCCCGTGGGACAGCTGCTGGTGATCGCGCTCCTCGGTGCACTGACGTACGCGATCATCGAGGCGCCCTCGGCCGGCTGGGCCTCGCCGCAGATCCTGGGCTTCGCGGCGCTCGCCGCGTGCGCCCTGATCGGGCTCCTGCTGTACGAGCCCAGGCGCGCCGAGCCCCTCATCGACCTGCGGTTCTTCCGCAGTGCCCCGTTCAGCGGCGCCACCGCCATCGCGGTCTGCGCCTTCGCCGCCCTGAGCGGCTTCCTCTTCCTGAACACGCTGTATCTGCAGAACGTGCGCGGCCTGAGCGCCCTGCACGCCGGTCTGTACATGCTGCCGATGGCCGCTCTCACCTTTGTCTGCGCCCCGCTGTCGGGGCGGCTCGTCGGCAGCCGGGGACCGCGGCTCTCGCTGCTCGTGGCGGGTGCGGCCATGACGGCGTGCGGGCTGCTGTTCGCGGCGTTCGACGCGGAGACGCAGAACGTGCTGCTGTTCACCGGCTATGTGCTGTTCGGTCTCGGCTTCGGCATGGTGAACGCGCCGATCACCAACACCGCCGTCTCCGGGATGCCGCGCTCTCAGGCGGGCGTGGCGGCGGCGGTCGCCTCGACCAGCCGGCAGATCGGCGGGACGCTGGGCGTCGCCGTGATCGGTGCGGTGCTGGCCGCGGGTGTGGCCGGCAGCGGTTCCCCGCACGGCGCCGGGTATGCCACCGCCTTCGTGGACGCGAGCAAGCCCGCCTGGTGGATCATCACCGGCTGCGGTCTGGCCGTTCTGCTGGTGGGGGCCCTGACCAGTGGGCGGTGGGCCCGCGAGACGGCGCGGCGCACCGCCGCACGGCTGGAAGCCCCCGCCGGGACCGAGGCCGGGGCCGGGGCCGGGTACGGAGGTCAGGCTTCGGCGAGCGCCAAGGCGTGA
- the dusB gene encoding tRNA dihydrouridine synthase DusB gives MTTLAPSPPLLRIGPHTLQPPVVLAPMAGITNAPFRTLCREFSGGKGLFVSEMITTRALVERNEKTMQLVHFDASETPRSIQLYGVDPVTVGKAVRMIVDENLADHIDLNFGCPVPKVTRKGGGSALPFKRPLLRAILNQAVSNAGDLPVTIKMRKGINDDHLTYLDAGRIAVEEGVTAVALHGRTAAQHYGGTADWDAIARLKEHVPEIPVLGNGDIWCADDARRMMRETGCDGVVVGRGCLGRPWLFGDLVSAFEGTQTRQAPTLREVATVMLRHATLLGEWIGDETRGVIDFRKHVAWYLKGFSVGSEMRKKLAVTSSLDELGAQLHELDLDQAWPDGADGPRGRTSGNNRVVLPDGWLKDPYDCSGVSAEAELDTSGG, from the coding sequence ATGACCACGCTCGCCCCCTCGCCCCCGCTGCTCCGGATCGGCCCGCACACCTTGCAGCCGCCGGTGGTGCTCGCACCCATGGCCGGCATCACCAACGCGCCGTTCCGCACCCTGTGCCGGGAGTTCTCCGGCGGCAAGGGGCTGTTCGTCAGCGAGATGATCACGACGCGGGCGCTGGTCGAGCGCAACGAGAAGACCATGCAGCTCGTCCACTTCGACGCCAGCGAGACGCCGCGCTCGATCCAGCTGTACGGAGTGGACCCGGTCACGGTCGGCAAGGCCGTCCGCATGATCGTCGACGAGAACCTCGCCGACCACATCGACCTGAACTTCGGCTGCCCGGTCCCCAAGGTGACCCGCAAGGGCGGTGGCTCGGCGCTCCCGTTCAAGCGGCCCCTGCTGCGCGCGATCCTGAACCAGGCGGTCTCCAATGCCGGCGACCTGCCGGTCACCATCAAGATGCGCAAGGGCATCAACGACGACCACCTCACCTACCTCGACGCCGGCCGGATAGCGGTGGAGGAGGGTGTCACGGCCGTCGCGCTGCACGGCAGGACCGCCGCGCAGCACTACGGCGGTACCGCCGACTGGGACGCGATCGCCCGCCTCAAGGAGCACGTCCCGGAGATCCCCGTCCTCGGCAACGGCGACATCTGGTGCGCGGACGACGCCCGCCGGATGATGCGCGAGACCGGCTGCGACGGCGTGGTCGTGGGCCGCGGCTGTCTGGGGCGCCCGTGGCTCTTCGGCGACCTGGTGAGCGCGTTCGAGGGCACGCAGACGCGGCAGGCGCCGACGCTGCGGGAGGTCGCCACCGTCATGCTGCGGCACGCGACGCTGCTGGGGGAGTGGATCGGCGACGAGACCCGTGGCGTGATCGACTTCCGTAAGCACGTGGCCTGGTACCTCAAGGGCTTCTCGGTCGGCTCCGAGATGCGCAAGAAGCTCGCGGTCACCTCGTCACTGGACGAGCTGGGTGCGCAGCTGCACGAGCTGGACCTGGACCAGGCGTGGCCGGACGGGGCCGACGGGCCGCGCGGGCGCACCTCGGGCAACAACCGGGTGGTGCTGCCGGACGGCTGGCTGAAGGACCCCTACGACTGCTCGGGTGTGAGCGCGGAGGCGGAGCTCGACACATCGGGCGGCTGA
- the ppdK gene encoding pyruvate, phosphate dikinase, whose protein sequence is MSENKDPHVSTPELQGQKFVYDFTEGNKDLKDLLGGKGANLAEMTNLGLPVPPGFTITTEACKVYLDSGEEPRALRDEVSAHLDALEKQMGKKLGQADDPLLVSVRSGAKFSMPGMMDTVLNIGLSDESVVGLAAQAGDERFAWDSYRRLIQMFGKTVLGVDGDLFEEALEAAKQAKGVTVDVDLDAADLKKLVKQFKKIVTRDAGRDFPQDPREQMDLAIKAVFDSWNTDRAKLYRRQERIPGDLGTAVNVCSMVFGNLGPDSGTGVAFTRDPASGHAGVYGDYLQNAQGEDVVAGIRNTVPLAELESIDKKSYDQLMQIMKTLETHYKDLCDIEFTIERGQLWMLQTRVGKRTAGAAFRIATQLVDQGLIDEAEALQRVTGAQLAQLMFPRFDEDAKTQLLGRGIAASPGAAVGKAVFDSYTAVKWSRSGEKVILIRRETNPDDLDGMIAAEGILTSRGGKTSHAAVVARGMGKTCVCGAEEIEVDTKRRRLTVGGTVVEEGDIVSVDGSTGKVYLGEVPVVPSPVVEYFEGRMHAGADDADELVAAVHRIMAYADRVRRLRVRANADNAEDALRARRFGAQGIGLCRTEHMFLGERREMVEKLILADTDEERETALAELLPLQKADFIELFESMDGLPVTVRLLDPPLHEFLPDITELSVRVALAESRKDANENDLRLLQAVHKLHEQNPMLGLRGVRLGLVIPGLFAMQVRAIAEAAAHRKNAKGDPRAEIMIPLVGTVQELEIVREEADQVIAEVEAATGTSLKLTIGTMIELPRAALTAGQIAEAAQFFSFGTNDLTQTVWGFSRDDVEASFFTAYLEKGIFGVSPFETIDKDGVGSLVRSAVAAGRATRPDLKLGVCGEHGGDPESVHFFHEVGLDYVSCSPFRIPVARLEAGRAAAESKGSDSR, encoded by the coding sequence GTGTCGGAAAACAAAGATCCCCACGTATCCACCCCGGAGCTCCAGGGTCAGAAGTTCGTTTATGACTTCACCGAGGGCAACAAGGATCTGAAGGACCTGCTCGGCGGGAAGGGCGCCAACCTCGCCGAGATGACCAACCTCGGGCTGCCCGTCCCTCCGGGCTTCACCATCACCACCGAGGCGTGCAAGGTCTACCTCGACAGCGGCGAGGAGCCGAGGGCGCTTCGCGACGAGGTCAGTGCGCACCTCGACGCCCTCGAGAAGCAGATGGGCAAGAAGCTCGGTCAGGCCGACGACCCGCTGCTGGTCTCCGTCCGCTCCGGCGCGAAGTTCTCGATGCCCGGCATGATGGACACGGTTCTCAACATCGGCCTCTCCGACGAGTCCGTCGTCGGCCTCGCCGCCCAGGCCGGCGACGAGCGGTTCGCGTGGGACTCGTACCGCCGCCTCATCCAGATGTTCGGCAAGACCGTCCTCGGCGTCGACGGCGACCTCTTCGAGGAGGCGCTGGAGGCCGCGAAGCAGGCCAAGGGCGTCACCGTCGACGTGGATCTCGACGCCGCCGACCTGAAGAAGCTGGTCAAGCAGTTCAAGAAGATCGTCACGCGGGACGCCGGACGCGACTTCCCGCAGGACCCGCGCGAGCAGATGGACCTGGCCATAAAGGCCGTCTTCGACTCGTGGAACACCGACCGGGCCAAGCTCTACCGCCGCCAGGAGCGCATCCCCGGCGACCTCGGCACGGCCGTCAACGTCTGTTCCATGGTCTTCGGCAACCTCGGCCCGGACTCCGGTACGGGGGTCGCGTTCACCCGAGACCCGGCCAGCGGCCACGCCGGCGTGTACGGCGACTACCTGCAGAACGCGCAGGGCGAGGACGTCGTCGCCGGTATCCGCAACACCGTCCCGCTCGCCGAGCTCGAGTCGATCGACAAGAAGTCGTACGACCAGCTGATGCAGATCATGAAGACGCTCGAGACGCACTACAAGGACCTGTGCGACATCGAGTTCACCATCGAGCGCGGGCAGCTGTGGATGCTCCAGACCCGGGTCGGCAAGCGCACCGCCGGTGCCGCCTTCCGGATCGCCACGCAGCTGGTCGACCAGGGGCTCATCGACGAGGCCGAGGCGCTGCAGCGGGTGACCGGGGCACAGCTGGCGCAGCTGATGTTCCCGCGCTTCGACGAGGACGCGAAGACGCAGCTGCTCGGCCGTGGCATCGCCGCGTCGCCGGGAGCCGCGGTCGGCAAGGCGGTCTTCGACTCGTACACCGCCGTCAAGTGGTCCCGCTCCGGCGAGAAGGTCATCCTGATCCGCCGGGAGACCAACCCCGACGACCTCGATGGCATGATCGCCGCCGAGGGCATCCTGACCTCCCGCGGTGGCAAGACCTCGCACGCCGCCGTCGTCGCCCGCGGCATGGGCAAGACGTGTGTCTGTGGCGCCGAGGAGATCGAGGTCGACACCAAGCGGCGTCGGCTGACCGTCGGCGGGACCGTCGTCGAGGAGGGCGACATCGTCTCCGTGGACGGCTCCACCGGCAAGGTGTACCTCGGTGAGGTCCCCGTCGTCCCGTCCCCGGTCGTCGAGTACTTCGAGGGGCGGATGCACGCGGGCGCCGACGACGCCGACGAACTGGTCGCGGCCGTGCACCGGATCATGGCGTACGCCGACCGCGTCCGCAGGCTGCGGGTGCGGGCCAACGCCGACAACGCCGAGGACGCGCTGCGGGCCCGCCGCTTCGGCGCCCAGGGCATCGGCCTGTGCCGCACCGAGCACATGTTCCTCGGCGAGCGCCGCGAGATGGTCGAGAAGCTGATCCTCGCGGACACGGACGAGGAGCGCGAGACCGCGCTCGCCGAGCTGCTGCCGCTGCAGAAGGCCGACTTCATCGAGCTGTTCGAGTCGATGGACGGACTGCCCGTCACCGTACGGCTGCTCGACCCGCCGCTGCACGAGTTCCTGCCGGACATCACCGAACTGTCGGTACGCGTCGCGCTCGCCGAGTCCCGCAAGGACGCCAACGAGAACGACCTGCGTCTTCTGCAGGCGGTGCACAAGCTGCACGAGCAGAACCCGATGCTCGGTCTGCGCGGCGTACGGCTCGGTCTGGTCATCCCCGGCCTGTTCGCGATGCAGGTCCGCGCCATCGCGGAGGCGGCCGCGCACCGCAAGAACGCCAAGGGCGACCCGCGCGCCGAGATCATGATTCCGCTGGTCGGCACGGTCCAGGAGCTGGAGATCGTCCGCGAGGAGGCCGACCAGGTCATCGCCGAGGTCGAGGCGGCCACCGGCACCTCGCTGAAGCTGACCATCGGCACGATGATCGAGCTGCCGCGCGCCGCGCTGACCGCCGGTCAGATCGCCGAGGCCGCACAGTTCTTCTCCTTCGGTACGAACGACCTGACCCAGACGGTGTGGGGCTTCTCCCGGGACGACGTGGAGGCCTCGTTCTTCACCGCCTACCTGGAGAAGGGCATCTTCGGGGTGTCACCGTTCGAGACGATCGACAAGGACGGTGTGGGCTCCCTCGTCCGCAGCGCGGTCGCGGCCGGCCGGGCCACCCGCCCGGACCTCAAGCTCGGCGTCTGCGGCGAGCACGGCGGCGACCCGGAGTCGGTGCACTTCTTCCACGAGGTGGGCCTCGACTACGTCTCCTGCTCGCCGTTCCGGATCCCGGTCGCGCGCCTGGAGGCGGGCAGGGCTGCCGCGGAGTCGAAGGGCAGCGACAGCCGTTGA
- a CDS encoding helix-turn-helix transcriptional regulator translates to MLRIHVSGMDLSKVRMATRPDALWETILSFHRLRDRRASTVFGKWRTETRPRLNGETRLLGALVPPRGYFPDFLTPSREGSEPHGFDDGMEALRDTPAERLHAELGLLRADRREPGRPLSLGGRPGGGHGSGRGARSGGVRPAGGRPGDGRPVPPVRLDALSEGRSEPLGRLITTLRSYHRAAVEPYWPHIQASIEADRAVRGRALLDGGADELLASLPSMIRWRAPVLEADYPVDRELHLDGRGLLLQPSFFCRSTPVVYRNSKLTPVLVYPVTHSAAPVFAEPGPGPWLGRLLGNTRSAVLQAIGTGCTTSELARRAGVSLASASQHACVLREAGLVRTLRHGSSVLHTLTPLGGSLLRGGAPLALS, encoded by the coding sequence GTGCTGCGTATCCATGTGTCCGGGATGGACCTTTCCAAGGTGCGGATGGCCACACGGCCGGACGCATTGTGGGAAACCATTCTGAGTTTTCACCGGCTCAGGGACCGGCGCGCCTCGACGGTGTTCGGGAAATGGCGTACGGAAACCCGGCCCCGGTTGAATGGTGAGACACGCCTGCTGGGAGCCCTCGTGCCACCCCGCGGCTATTTCCCGGACTTTCTGACGCCCTCCCGGGAAGGCAGCGAGCCGCACGGCTTCGACGACGGGATGGAGGCGCTGCGCGACACCCCGGCCGAGCGGCTCCACGCCGAACTGGGCCTGCTGCGCGCCGACCGCCGTGAGCCCGGACGGCCGTTGTCGCTGGGCGGGCGGCCGGGCGGCGGGCACGGCTCCGGGCGCGGGGCGCGGTCCGGTGGCGTACGGCCCGCGGGGGGACGGCCGGGGGACGGCCGGCCGGTGCCGCCCGTCCGGTTGGACGCGCTCTCCGAAGGGCGGAGCGAACCTCTCGGGCGGCTCATCACCACCCTGCGCAGCTACCACCGCGCCGCCGTCGAGCCGTACTGGCCGCACATCCAGGCGAGCATCGAGGCCGACCGGGCCGTCCGTGGCCGCGCCCTCCTCGACGGCGGTGCCGACGAACTCCTCGCCTCCCTCCCGTCCATGATCCGCTGGCGCGCCCCGGTGCTGGAGGCGGACTATCCCGTCGACCGCGAACTGCACCTGGACGGCCGGGGGTTACTGCTCCAGCCGTCGTTCTTCTGCCGGTCCACCCCGGTCGTCTACCGCAACTCGAAGCTCACACCCGTCCTCGTGTACCCGGTCACCCACTCCGCCGCCCCGGTCTTCGCCGAGCCGGGCCCGGGACCGTGGCTCGGCAGGCTCCTGGGCAACACCCGGTCGGCGGTCCTCCAGGCCATCGGCACGGGCTGCACGACCAGCGAGCTCGCCCGCCGGGCCGGGGTGTCCCTCGCCTCGGCCAGTCAGCATGCGTGCGTGCTGCGCGAGGCAGGGCTCGTACGCACTCTGCGGCACGGCAGTTCCGTCCTGCACACGCTCACCCCGCTGGGCGGCTCGCTCCTCAGGGGAGGTGCACCGCTCGCGCTGTCATGA
- a CDS encoding VOC family protein, with protein sequence MTQMIFVNLPVKDLERTKGFFGKLGFSFNPQFSDETTACLVISDTIFAMLITEPRFKEFTKKEIADASKTTEAIIALSAESREEVDDLADTALASGGSPANEPMDHGFMYGRSFQDPDHHIWEVVWMDPAAVQSQG encoded by the coding sequence ATGACCCAGATGATCTTCGTGAACCTGCCGGTCAAGGACCTGGAGAGAACCAAGGGCTTCTTCGGCAAGCTCGGCTTCTCGTTCAACCCGCAGTTCTCCGACGAGACCACCGCGTGCCTGGTCATCAGTGACACCATCTTCGCCATGCTCATCACCGAGCCGCGCTTCAAGGAGTTCACCAAGAAGGAGATCGCCGATGCCTCGAAGACCACCGAGGCGATCATCGCGCTCAGTGCCGAGAGCCGCGAGGAGGTCGACGACCTGGCCGACACGGCGCTCGCCTCCGGGGGCTCGCCCGCCAACGAACCCATGGACCACGGGTTCATGTACGGCCGGTCGTTCCAGGACCCCGACCACCACATCTGGGAGGTCGTGTGGATGGACCCGGCCGCAGTCCAGAGCCAGGGCTGA
- a CDS encoding oxidoreductase, giving the protein MTQGWNASDIPDQSGRTAVVTGANSGIGLVTARELARRGARVLLACRDERRGKEAESRIRAAVPGARVEFAPLDLADLSSVREFATAYPSDRLDLLINNAGVMALPYGRTADGFETQFGVNHLGHFALAGLLLPKLLDTPRARVVSVSSAMHAASNIDIGDLNSERNYRRWTAYGRSKTANLLFVHELARRLAASGSDIVAAAAHPGYAATNLQTAGVRMENRKAAERVFELGNRIIAQPASSGALPTLYAATAPGVRPDSFTGPKLLGWRGAPAPSWRARWTLNDVAGERLWVASEQLTGVTWPALRS; this is encoded by the coding sequence ATGACCCAGGGCTGGAACGCGAGCGACATCCCCGACCAGAGCGGCCGTACGGCCGTGGTCACCGGAGCCAACAGCGGCATCGGACTCGTCACCGCACGGGAGCTGGCGCGCCGCGGCGCGCGGGTGCTGCTCGCGTGCCGTGACGAGCGCCGCGGCAAGGAGGCCGAGTCGCGTATCCGGGCTGCGGTACCGGGCGCACGGGTGGAGTTCGCGCCCCTGGATCTGGCCGATTTGTCCTCCGTGCGGGAGTTCGCGACGGCGTACCCGTCCGACCGGTTGGATCTGCTGATCAACAACGCGGGTGTGATGGCCCTGCCGTACGGAAGGACGGCCGACGGCTTCGAGACCCAGTTCGGCGTCAACCATCTCGGGCACTTCGCTCTGGCCGGCCTGCTCCTGCCCAAGCTGCTCGACACCCCCAGGGCCCGGGTGGTGAGCGTGTCCAGCGCGATGCACGCCGCGTCCAACATAGACATCGGTGATCTCAACAGCGAGCGAAACTACCGCCGTTGGACCGCGTACGGCCGCTCGAAGACCGCGAACCTGCTCTTCGTCCATGAGCTGGCGCGCCGGCTCGCGGCGTCCGGCTCCGACATCGTGGCCGCCGCCGCACACCCCGGCTACGCGGCGACCAATCTGCAGACCGCGGGCGTACGGATGGAGAACCGCAAGGCGGCGGAACGGGTCTTCGAACTGGGCAACCGGATCATTGCCCAGCCCGCGTCGTCCGGTGCGCTGCCGACGCTGTACGCGGCCACCGCACCCGGCGTGCGCCCCGACTCGTTCACCGGTCCGAAGCTGCTGGGCTGGCGGGGTGCGCCCGCCCCGTCCTGGCGGGCGCGCTGGACGCTGAACGACGTGGCGGGCGAACGGTTGTGGGTGGCGTCCGAGCAGCTCACCGGGGTGACCTGGCCGGCCCTCAGGTCCTGA
- the nirD gene encoding nitrite reductase small subunit NirD, whose product MTAQTMETTQQTSLLQLAYGTDWITVCELARLTPGRGIAALLPDGRQVALFVDRAGRAYAIDNRDPFTGAYVLSRGLVGSAEGRPFVASPLLKQRFDLATGTCLDDDEAHVPVFAVRAV is encoded by the coding sequence ATGACCGCACAGACGATGGAGACGACACAGCAGACATCACTGCTCCAGCTCGCCTACGGAACGGACTGGATCACGGTCTGCGAGCTGGCGCGGCTGACTCCGGGGCGCGGTATCGCCGCGCTCCTCCCGGACGGCCGGCAGGTCGCGCTGTTCGTCGACCGCGCAGGGCGCGCGTACGCGATCGACAACCGCGATCCGTTCACCGGGGCGTACGTTCTCTCGCGCGGACTGGTCGGGTCCGCCGAGGGACGTCCGTTCGTCGCCTCGCCGCTGCTGAAGCAACGCTTCGACCTGGCGACGGGTACCTGCCTGGACGACGACGAGGCACACGTCCCGGTCTTCGCCGTGCGCGCCGTCTGA